A single window of Malus sylvestris chromosome 5, drMalSylv7.2, whole genome shotgun sequence DNA harbors:
- the LOC126624538 gene encoding thiosulfate/3-mercaptopyruvate sulfurtransferase 1, mitochondrial-like isoform X1, whose protein sequence is MASSLFARTLLGHRLFHSSSHSLCQKPQFFTSLFNKGTEHFQADPTYRRYRTSAWVPRVMASSVAGARADFSTQSVSTKEPVVSVDWLHANLKEPDLKVLDASWYMPDEQRNPIQEYQVAHIPGALFFDVDGISDRNTKLPHMLPSEEAFAAAVSALGIENKDDLVVYDGKGIFSAARVWWMFRVFGHDRVWVLDGGLPRWRASGFDVESSASGDAILKASAASEAIEKIYKGQAVGPTTFETKFQPHLVWTLDQVRKNVEEGSHQHIDARSKARFDGTALEPRKGIRSGHVPGSKCIPFPQLLDSSATLLPADKLKARFDEEGISLESPVVTSCGTGVTACILALGLHRLGKPDVPVYDGSWTEWGAQSDTPVDSSTESA, encoded by the exons ATGGCTTCATCTCTTTTCGCAAGGACTCTCCTGGGTCATCGCCTTTTCCACTCttcctctcactctctctgccAAAAGCCCCAATTTTTCACCTCCCTCTTCAAT AAGGGAACAGAACACTTTCAAGCTGACCCTACCTATAGAAGATATAGAACATCTGCCTGGGTTCCTCGTGTTATGGCTTCATCAGTAGCTGGCGCAAGAGCTGATTTTTCAACACAATCTGTGTCGACAAAAGAGCCTGTTGTTTCTGTTGATTGGCTCCATGCTAACCTCAAAGAGCCTGATCTGAAG GTGCTAGATGCATCTTGGTATATGCCTGATGAGCAAAGGAATCCAATTCAAGAGTATCAG GTTGCTCACATTCCTGGTGCACTTTTCTTTGACGTGGATGGAATATCAGATCGCAATACTAAA TTACCGCATATGTTACCATCAGAGGAAGCCTTTGCTGCTGCTGTTTCTGCTCTTGGCATTGAGAACAAAGATGATCTTGTTGTGTATGATGGAAAAGGGATCTTTAGTGCAGCTCGTGTGTGGTG GATGTTCCGAGTATTTGGCCATGACAGAGTTTGGGTTTTAGATGGAGGCCTGCCAAGGTGGCGTGCATCTGGATTTGATGTTGAATCTAGTGCCTCTGGTGATGCAATTTTGAAAGCTAGTGCTGCCAGTGAGGCAATAGAGAAAATATACAAGGGACAAGCA GTTGGGCCCACCACATTTGAGACTAAGTTTCAGCCACATCTTGTCTGGACTCTTGATCAG GTTAGAAAAAATGTTGAGGAAGGAAGTCACCAACATATAGATGCCCGATCAAAGGCCAG GTTCGATGGAACTGCATTAGAGCCTCGAAAAGGCATAAGAAGTGGTCATGTGCCTGGAAGCAAGTGCATTCCTTTTCCACAg TTGTTGGATTCTTCAGCGACACTCTTACCAGCAGATAAGCTGAAAGCCCGATTTGATGAAGAAG GTATCTCCTTGGAAAGCCCTGTCGTTACTTCATGTGGTACTGGTGTGACAGCTTGCATTCTTGCATtg GGCCTTCATCGACTTGGTAAGCCTGATGTACCAGTCTATGATGGATCGTGGACTGAATGGGGAGCGCAGTCCGACACACCCGTCGACAGTTCTACAGAAAGTGCGTAA
- the LOC126624538 gene encoding thiosulfate/3-mercaptopyruvate sulfurtransferase 1, mitochondrial-like isoform X2, with product MASSLFARTLLGHRLFHSSSHSLCQKPQFFTSLFNKGTEHFQADPTYRRYRTSAWVPRVMASSVAGARADFSTQSVSTKEPVVSVDWLHANLKEPDLKVLDASWYMPDEQRNPIQEYQVAHIPGALFFDVDGISDRNTKLPHMLPSEEAFAAAVSALGIENKDDLVVYDGKGIFSAARVWWMFRVFGHDRVWVLDGGLPRWRASGFDVESSASGDAILKASAASEAIEKIYKGQAVGPTTFETKFQPHLVWTLDQVRKNVEEGSHQHIDARSKARFDGTALEPRKGIRSGHVPGSKCIPFPQLLDSSATLLPADKLKARFDEEGISLESPVVTSCGTGVTACILALGLHRLGKPDVPVYDGSWTEWGAQSDTPVDSSTESA from the exons ATGGCTTCATCTCTTTTCGCAAGGACTCTCCTGGGTCATCGCCTTTTCCACTCttcctctcactctctctgccAAAAGCCCCAATTTTTCACCTCCCTCTTCAAT AAGGGAACAGAACACTTTCAAGCTGACCCTACCTATAGAAGATATAGAACATCTGCCTGGGTTCCTCGTGTTATGGCTTCATCAGTAGCTGGCGCAAGAGCTGATTTTTCAACACAATCTGTGTCGACAAAAGAGCCTGTTGTTTCTGTTGATTGGCTCCATGCTAACCTCAAAGAGCCTGATCTGAAG GTGCTAGATGCATCTTGGTATATGCCTGATGAGCAAAGGAATCCAATTCAAGAGTATCAG GTTGCTCACATTCCTGGTGCACTTTTCTTTGACGTGGATGGAATATCAGATCGCAATACTAAA TTACCGCATATGTTACCATCAGAGGAAGCCTTTGCTGCTGCTGTTTCTGCTCTTGGCATTGAGAACAAAGATGATCTTGTTGTGTATGATGGAAAAGGGATCTTTAGTGCAGCTCGTGTGTGGTG GATGTTCCGAGTATTTGGCCATGACAGAGTTTGGGTTTTAGATGGAGGCCTGCCAAGGTGGCGTGCATCTGGATTTGATGTTGAATCTAGTGCCTCTGGTGATGCAATTTTGAAAGCTAGTGCTGCCAGTGAGGCAATAGAGAAAATATACAAGGGACAAGCA GTTGGGCCCACCACATTTGAGACTAAGTTTCAGCCACATCTTGTCTGGACTCTTGATCAG GTTAGAAAAAATGTTGAGGAAGGAAGTCACCAACATATAGATGCCCGATCAAAGGCCAG GTTCGATGGAACTGCATTAGAGCCTCGAAAAGGCATAAGAAGTGGTCATGTGCCTGGAAGCAAGTGCATTCCTTTTCCACAg TTGTTGGATTCTTCAGCGACACTCTTACCAGCAGATAAGCTGAAAGCCCGATTTGATGAAGAAG GTATCTCCTTGGAAAGCCCTGTCGTTACTTCATGTGGTACTGGTGTGACAGCTTGCATTCTTGCATtg